From a region of the Salminus brasiliensis chromosome 4, fSalBra1.hap2, whole genome shotgun sequence genome:
- the lbx1a gene encoding transcription factor LBX1a — protein MSSKEDAKGASVEDRRRSPLDHLPPPANSNKPLTPFSIEDILNKPSVKRSYSLLPAAEKASPAGHPLASRALLTHTSPLCALEELASKTFKGLEVSVLQAAEGRDGMTLFGQRNTPKKRRKSRTAFTNHQIYELEKRFLYQKYLSPADRDQIAQQLGLTNAQVITWFQNRRAKLKRDLEEMKADVESARAVGSVSLEKMAKLADLEKCANGIGGGAAAHDSPTLSGHEREGVNRAPTSPASPFTDRTTSKECSEDEDEEIDVDD, from the exons ATGAGCTCCAAAGAAGACGCGAAAGGCGCCTCGGTGGAGGACAGGAGGCGCAGCCCTCTGGACCATCTCCCTCCTCCAGCCAACTCCAACAAGCCTTTGACGCCTTTCAGCATCGAGGACATCCTCAACAAGCCCTCAGTGAAGCGTTCCTACTCGCTGCTGCCCGCCGCGGAGAAGGCCAGTCCGGCTGGGCACCCGCTAGCCTCCCGAGCGCTGCTTACACATACCTCTCCTCTGTGCGCCCTGGAGGAGCTCGCCAGCAAAACCTTCAAAGGACTGGAAGTCAGCGTGCTGCAGGCCGCCGAAG GCAGAGACGGTATGACTCTGTTTGGTCAGAGGAATACTCCTAAGAAACGAAGGAAGTCCCGGACAGCTTTCACCAACCATCAGATTTACGAGCTGGAGAAGCGCTTCCTCTATCAGAAGTATTTGTCGCCCGCTGACCGGGACCAGATCGCACAGCAGCTCGGTCTGACCAACGCGCAGGTGATCACCTGGTTCCAGAACCGGCGAGCGAAGCTCAAGCGCGATCTGGAGGAGATGAAGGCGGACGTGGAATCGGCCAGGGCCGTGGGCTCGGTGTCTTTAGAAAAAATGGCCAAACTGGCAGATCTGGAGAAGTGCGCGAACGGCATCGGCGGCGGAGCGGCGGCGCACGACTCTCCCACGCTCTCCGGGCACGAGCGTGAGGGAGTGAACCGCGCGCCCACGTCGCCGGCCTCGCCGTTCACGGACCGCACCACCAGTAAAGAGTGTTCCGAGGACGAGGACGAGGAGATCGACGTGGACGACTGA